The region GCGACGTTTGCAATCCTCCTTGAACAcgtattttagtttttatatttcaacgaTTCTACACGCGACATCCTCTCCCGTCATTCTTCGTGACGTCTGGCGCATCATGTATTCTAGTCGAATATTGCCTTGTGGTTACATGTGCCCTGAATCGTTGGATTCTGATTGTGATTGACGCTTGAAGATCGGAGCAGGCGCGCTCTTGATTCTATTAGCAAATCCCCTAACGCGTACGTTCAAATCTCCGTAAACTTCACATCGGTGTTACGCGTCGTTTCGGAACTTTGCAGTTCTCGACGTTTTCGAACTCATAGTCGTTCTCCATAATgcgataaaatatttgaacttTTATTAGAAgaattatattaaaatcatGTTGCACAAGCTCAGCATTTTGAatcacacacacgcatacgtGCTACgtgtaagtaaaaaaataaaataaaaaccgatgagtatttttcaaaacattaaataaataaatgaatcaataaataatacgacTGTAAGGGTCGTGGGATTTCAAAATGACTTATGGCCCACCGGTAATCCGCGGATTTGCGAATTTCCGAGAAGGCACGTCGATGGGGATGGAAACTTATTTCTCGTCACAAAATCGCGCAGTTCTTTTATCCCCGAGCAGACGAGTTAAGAATTAGAATGATCAAAACGGGACGGTAATAACTGTTAAACAGAATAGTTGAGAATCTTCAAGAAAACTGTCAACAATATTTGTAATACTTTAACGACTTGTATGACGACTAGAGCGTATAAAATAAGTACGATTATTTCGATCTTGTACATATGCTGTAATTTGTCCATAAGGGCAAAGTAGATTCTGCGAGAGGCTCTGCTGCTGAACTCGCTCAACCTCAGCATCGTGTGATGCAGATTGTCGTGCTCCGTGCACCCATCGTctgcaaataaaaataattcataacaGTTTCCGAAGGAAGTTACAACTCGTTGAGGTTCAAGTGAGGCTCGGATTGATTCAACCGCCGGCTTTTACCCGCGTTATAGAAATCTTCTTCCTCTGGTGCCGGCAAGTACTTGTCTAAAAGCAGCTTGGCCATCTCGGTAGTATTGTCTACCGTTTTGAGTATCGTCACGCCGGTCTCGGTAGACATAACTCGGTCCGCTTGTTCCCAACTATACATTCTCAGATAATGCACTTTGTAATGTGTGCGAATCTTCATAACGCTTACATAATCCTCAGTTTCCTCCTTCAGCTCCTTCAGAGTTCGAACCGCCGGCCTGATACTCTCCAATACAATCAGCTTAGTGCGATCGATGATCTGGAATTGGAAGGAAGAAAATTGTTGAGAATTGGTACAACTAACGCTATCGATGATTAAGAAACTTGGATAAGGTGGAACTGTTACAAATGAAGAcaggaatattaattataccGAATGAACCTCACTTGCTTCGGGTCTTCTTTTATGATGGGTAGTTTCACTTGGACAAAATCAATGCCTTGACACAGGGTCTGGTCCAAATTGAATATGGGTTTCTCCATGAGTCGAACGACGGGAGTacaagttttttcaacgacgaGACAGACGACATGTTCGACAGTATCCAAGGCGCGGTGAACTACGGTGTTTGCACCTTTGACACGGCTATAAATTTGTGCCGACTTATCCCAGAGATAATGCACGCTCGGTATTTCCAGCGCTCTATCCAATGCCTGAATTTTGTAGGACCCAGTCTTTGTCATCGCCGTAGACTCCTGACATCCTACACTTTTTTCCCAACTACGATCCATGCTTCTGTATGGAAGCGTGCCTTGATAATTTTCACTGTCGTTAGATTTCTCGGCGCCTTGAACGGAGAACAGACGAATGTCAACTATGAGTGATACGCAAAACTACAAAAGGAGGAGTATTTCGTAACGTGTATCGCCGGTGACGAAGCTTAGATCGATCGAAAGCAacttaaaattgaaaatactccTAGTCACCGatgataaaattacaaaataccGGCCTCGTTTATTGGGCTGGTTTCTCGTCACTCACCAACTGAACTCTGCCTATGGTTCGACAGATCTAATGTTCCTCAAGTTTGTTTTATCTAGCGACGTAGTCCGACGCTTCTGTACCTTGATCTCTGACGCAGCTCCTTGCCGACaaatacgaatttttattcattgggGTTACGGGGTTTCCGCGTCGCGTCGGTTCATCGATCGCCCGCCCACGCAACGTCAAGTCTGTAACCTACAAATTTATGGTTAGCCTCAATTCGACGACGAATAAGTGACGAGGACGGCTTTGCGATATCTGCAAAATCACTTTTCGAAGTCCTTATTTCACTCGAGATACTTTTAAACGTTATCAGAAAATCTCACGTACTTACATttgcgtaaaaaatttaaactgtCAAAACTTACGCCAATCCTGCATTGTTGTTTTGACAGTTCGGAAATGTAGCGATGCCAAGTTACCTCCCAGTCATGGGAGACGAATGTCTAATCTAATTTGCTCTGCCTACCGACAGTGAGTGCATGACACGTCGGTGGCATAAACACGTTACCGACAA is a window of Neodiprion pinetum isolate iyNeoPine1 chromosome 4, iyNeoPine1.2, whole genome shotgun sequence DNA encoding:
- the LOC124216207 gene encoding lipid storage droplets surface-binding protein 2-like; this translates as MDRSWEKSVGCQESTAMTKTGSYKIQALDRALEIPSVHYLWDKSAQIYSRVKGANTVVHRALDTVEHVVCLVVEKTCTPVVRLMEKPIFNLDQTLCQGIDFVQVKLPIIKEDPKQIIDRTKLIVLESIRPAVRTLKELKEETEDYVSVMKIRTHYKVHYLRMYSWEQADRVMSTETGVTILKTVDNTTEMAKLLLDKYLPAPEEEDFYNADDGCTEHDNLHHTMLRLSEFSSRASRRIYFALMDKLQHMYKIEIIVLILYALVVIQVVKVLQILLTVFLKILNYSV